The DNA segment GACGATGACGCAGAAGCCGGTCCGCTCGCAGTTGCTGCCCTTCACGCCGCCCGAAGTGGAAGAGGGTGACGAGAGCGAAGACGCGGGCGGCTACGAGATCGAGCCCGATCCCGAGGCGCTGCTCAAGGCGCTCGTGCCGAAGGCGGTCGAGATCGAGGTGTTCCGGGCGCTGCTCGAGAACCAGGCCGGCGAGCACGCCGCGCGGATGACGGCGATGGAAGCCGCGACGAAGAACACGGAAGAGCTGATCGAAAAGCTCACCCTCGAATACAACCGCGCGCGTCAGGCGGCCATCACGGGCGAGCTCGTGGAGATCGTCACCGGCGCCCAGGCGTTGGAATAGTCGAGGCCTTCGGCTTCGCCGATTCCGATGTGCGCTTCACGCGCATGACAACACTCTACTTTCGCGGCCTTCGGCCGCGAGGACAGGACGAACCGCACAGCTGAGAGTGACCGATCAACGGACGCTGTGTGTGAGGAGATGACAGAATGAGCAATGGCAAGATCGTCCAGGTGATGGGCCCGGTGGTCGACGTCGAATTCGAGAGCGGTGACCTCCCGGAAGTCATGACCGCGCTCAAGACGACGAACCCCGCCATCGACGACCGCGCGGACAACCTGATCATCGAGGTCGCGCTGCACCTCGGTGAGAAGACCGTGCGCGCGATCGCCATGGATACGACCGACGGTCTTCGTCGCGGTCAGGACGTGTTCAACACCGGTTCGCCGATCACGATTCCGGTCGGCCCCGAGACGCTCGGCCGCATCATGAACGTCGTCGGCGAGCCCGTCGACGAGCGCGGTCCGATCGACGCCAAGATGACCTACCCGATCCACCGCGAAGCACCGGAGTTCGTCGACCAGTCGACGTCGGTCGAGGTGCTCGAGACGGGCATCAAGGTCGTCGACCTGATCGCGCCCTACAACAAGGGCGGCAAGGTCGGTCTCTTCGGCGGCGCCGGCGTCGGCAAGACGGTCGTCATCATGGAGCTCATCAACAACATCGCGAAGGAGCACTCCGGCTACTCGGTCTTCGCGGGCGTGGGTGAGCGAACGCGTGAGGGCAACGACCTCTGGCACGAGATGCAGGACTCGGTCCTCTCGGACGGCTCGACGGTGCTCGACAAGGCGGCGCTGGTCTACGGCCAGATGAACGAGCCGCCGGGAGCGCGTGCGCGCGTCGGCCTCACGGGTCTGACGGCGGCGGAGTACTTCCGCGACGAAGAGGGCAAGGACGTGCTCCTCTTCGTGGACAACATCTTCCGCTTCACCCAGGCGGTCTCCGAGGTGTCGGCGCTCCTCGGCCGGATCCCCTCCGCGGTCGGCTATCAGCCCACGCTGGCGACGGACATGGGTGAGCTCCAGGAGCGCATCACGTCGACCAACAAGGGATCGATCACCTCGGTCCAGGCGATCTACGTTCCCGCGGATGACCTCACCGACCCGGCGCCGGCGACGGCGTTCACGCATCTCGATGCGACGACGGTGCTCGACCGGTCCCTGACCGAGATCGGCATCTACCCAGCGGTCGATCCGCTCGACTCGACCTCCCGGATCCTCGATCCGCAGGTCGTCGGCGACGAGCACTACAACGTCGCCCGCGGCGTCCAGTCGACGCTGCAGGCCTACAAGGACCTCCAGGACATCATCGCCATCCTCGGAATGGACGAGCTCTCGGAAGAGGACAAGCTGACGGTCGCGCGCGCGCGCAAGATCCAGCGCTTCCTCTCCCAGCCCTTCCACGTCGCGGAGCAGTTCACGGGCACGCCGGGCGTCTACGTCCGCCTCGAGGACACGATCAGCGGCTTCCGTGAGATCCTCGACGGCAAGCATGATGATCTTCCGGAGCAGGCCTTCTACATGGTCGGCGACATTGCTTCGGCGGTCGAGAAGGCGAAGACGCTCTCCTAGCAGAAGCGGGCTTCGGCCTGCTCCGAAAGATCACGGACTCTTTTCTTTCGCGGCCTTTGGCCGCGAGGACAGGCCGGTACAGCAAGCAGGACGGGGCCGTGAAACGGGCGGCCGATTCGGATCAGCGGGCTGACCGGGATCGAGAAACGGATTTATGGCAATCGAACTCGTGGTTGTGACGCCGGAAGGCGAGGCGCTTTCCGAGACGGTCGAACAGGTCGTGCTTCCGGGGGAGGCCGGGGAGTTCGGTGTGCTCGAGAGCCATGAGCGGTTCTTGACGCCGCTGCAGCTCGGACCGATGCAGATCATTCGGGGCTCGGGCAACGAGTGGGCGGCGATCACGAGCGGCTTCGCCGAGGTCGACGGGACGCGCTGCGTCGTGCTCGTCGACTCGTGCACGCTCGCCAGCGCCGTCGACACGACCGCGGTGGAGTCCGCGAAGGCCGAAGCCGACGGGCAGCTCTCGTCGCTTCCCGATGACGACGCGAACGCCGGAGAACGCGCGCGCCTCGCTGGCGTCGTGGCCCGGGCCGAGCTCGAGCTCGACGTGGCGAGCCGCTGAGCGCGCCGGCCGAACGCACCCCGATCCAGCTTCATCGCGACCGCTTCCCGGGACGCGCCGTCTTCGACACGGCCGTCTCCCATGCGATGCTGCGCTCCGTCGCGACGGGGGCGCGTGGCGAGAGCCTCAGGCTCTACGCGCCGGACGACGCGATGCTCTTCTCGAGCCTCGACGCGCGTCGGCCGGGTTATCCGCGGGCCGTCGAGATCGCGCGCGAAGCGGGCTACGAGCCGGTCACCCGCCTCGCCGGCGGACACGCGGCGGTCTTCCTGCAGGCGAGCGTCGCGTTCGCCTGGGCCTCTGCCGATCCGGACGCCCATCTCCAGATCCAGCCGCGCTTCGAGCGCCTCACGGGTTGGATCGTCGACGCGCTCCGGCGGCTGGGGCTCGATGCCCGTGTGGGCGAAGTCCCGGGTGAATACTGCCCGGGGGAGTACAGCGTGAACATCGGCGGCCGCGTCAAGGTCATGGGCGTGGGCCAGCGGGTGATCCGCGGGGGCGCGCACGTGGGCGGCGTGTTGACGGTGGCGCAGACCGGGGGTCTCCGAGCCATCCTGGAGCCCGTCTACGAAGCGCTCGATCTCGAGTTCCGGCCCGAGACGGCGGGGGGCGTCGCGGATTTCGATGCGCGTCTCACGCCCGAAGTCGTGATCGCGGCCATCGTCGAGTCGGTGGAGGCCTCGGGAGCGGTCTGCGAGGCGGCGCGCTTCGGCAGCGACATCGAATCCGCAGCGGAAGCACTCGTTCCCCTTCATGGCGCGCGCCCCGTCCGGAATCCGGGCGCCGCGTTGCGCGCCGCGAGCGGTGGCAAGGCGATCGTGAACCCGGACAGCGGGTCCGGAACCTGAAGCTTCGAACGAACATGTGTTCGCGTGCACGAAACGCGACCGCGCTGACGATTGCGAGGCGCTGTGCTTCCCTTCCGGTCTACCCGATCGGAGGTCTCGATGGTTCGTACCGGCTCGCTTCGTGTCTTCTCCTTCGCGTCCCTGGCGGTCGCGATGGTCCTTCTTCCGGCTTCGCTCGTCTCCGCCGACGCACATGAATCGGGGGAGGCCCAGATCGAATACCGACAGAAGCTCATGTCGGCGATCGGGGCGAACATGAGCGCCCTCAGCGACATCCTGAAGAACCGGCTCGACGTGCCCGGCGGCGTCGCGAACCACGCCAGCCAGATGGCCGACGCGGCCGCGTTGATCGCCCCGGCGTTCAAGAAGCAGCTCACCGACGGCGCGACCGACGCGAAGCCCGAGATCTGGAGCGACTGGACGAAATTCGAAACCGCCATCGCGGACTACGAGGCGGCGGCCAGGGCGCTGGCTGCGGCGGCCAGTGGAGGCGACCCGAGCGCGGTCGGCCCGGCGATGCGCGGACTCGGAAAGAGCTGCGGCGGCTGTCACAAGCCTTTCCGCAAGCCCAAGGAAGAGTCCTACAAGAACAAGTAGGACCGTTCGCATGCGAACACGGCGAACCCGGATCGGGCTGTGCGTCGTCCTCGGTCTCCTTGCCGGCGCGAGCGCGTACGCGGCCGACACCGAGCGCGATCTGGACGCGATCGTCGCCGACCTCGACCGGGGTGAAAAGATCTTCCGGGCGACCGGAGGCTGCACCTGCCACACGAACTATCCCGCGGAGGGAGCGGACGCGCCGGAGCTCGCGGGCGCGCGCGCGATGGAGACCCCCTTCGGTGTCTTCTACAGCTCGAACATCACGCCGGATCCCGAGACCGGGATCGGCGGATGGAGCCGCGCGGACTTCGTGCGCGCCATGCGGGAAGGGCTCTCGCCGGATGGCGAGCACTACTTTCCGACCTTTCCCTATCCGTCGTTCTCCGGTCTGACCGACGAAGACCTCGTCGACATGTTCGCCTATCTGCGTGCACGTCCTGCCGTCCGAAGAGAGAACCGCGCCCCCGACGCGCCCTTTCCGTTCTCCTGGCGGGGTTCCGTCGCCGGCTGGAAGTTCGTGAACTTCACGCCGAAGTCCTTCGACGACGCGCCGGCGCGGAGCGAGGCCTGGCGTCGCGGACGCTACCTCGTCGAGGCAGCCGCCCATTGCGGCGAGTGCCATACGCCGCGGACCCTGACGGGCGGGCTGGATTCGACGATGCCGCTCGCGGGCTCGGTCGAGGGACCCGAGGGTCAGCTCGCGCCGAACATCACGCCGCACACCGAGACGGGAATCGGCGAATGGTCCCGCGCGGACCTCGTCTGGTACCTGCAGATGGGAATCAAGCCCGACGGTGACGATACGCAGGGACTGATGTCCGAGGTGATCGAGCACGGCTACGCGGAGCTGCCGCCGTCGGACCTGGAGGCGATCGCGGCCTATCTCGCGACGCTGCCGGCGATCGAGAATCGGGTGAAGGCGCCGGACTAGGTCCGCGTGCGTCGCCGGACCCCGAGCAGGCCGGCGGTGAAGAGCCACCCGACGAGGACGAGTCCGTCTCCGCCGCGGGCGTAGGGCGTCGGATCCGAGCGCGAGAAGATCGTCGCGCGAAGGGTCGCCGCCTCGAATGGCGGCGTCTGCGCGACGATCCGACCGCCGGGATCGACGACGGCGGAAGGTCCGTGAACGGCGGCGCGGACGAGCCAACGTCCCTGTTCGATCGCCCGGAGGCGTGCCAGGGCGAGGTGCATCGCCGGCTCCCGCGACACCCCGAACCACCCGTCGTCGGACAAGGTCACGATCACCGTGGCGTTCGAAGCCGTGACGAGCTCCGCCACGTCTTCGGAGTGCGTGACCTCGTAGCAGATGGGCGTCGCGATGCGATGCGGCCCGAGGGTGAGAGCGGTCGGTGCGTCGCCGGCGACGAAGCTGCGCGCGTGGGGCATCCACTCCCGCCGCCAGTCCGCGAACGGCTCACCCGGCCCCGTCTCCGCGAGAGGGACGAGTCGCCGCTTGTCGTAGGCCTGCGTGATCCGCCCGTCGCGCCCGATCAGGAAGGCGGAGTTGGTCGCGCCTCTTCGCGCCGGGTCGTCCGTCCTGCGGTTCGCGCCGAAGAGGAGCGGCACGCCGAGATCGGCGCGGATGGGCTGACCGTCGAGGGGAAGCACGCCAGGCAGGGCACGGGCGTAGGCCCCTTCGGGCCAGACGAGGAGGTCCACGGGACCCTCTGCCAGGAGGCGCCGACTCGCCGCGAGATGCGCGCGATGCCCCGGCGCGGCGTCCATGCGGGACGCGAGGGGATCCACGTTGGCCTGCACGAGGCCGATCGCGAGCGGCGGGTTCGTCGTCGAGTCCCCGTCGTCGAGGGAAGCAAGACGGATCGAGCCTCCGATCGCGACGCCCACCACGACCAGGACGGCGAGCAGCGCCCTCCCCGCCCGGGGTCGACCCGCGCTTCGCACGGCGTCGAGGATCAGGCCGTTCGTTACGGCGACGAAGGAAGTGAGCAGGAGGGGGCCGCCGAGCGCGGCCGGTTGTGCGAGGACGGGGGTCGTGGCGAGAACGGCCCCCACGCCGGCACCGAACACCTGCGGTTGGACCCATTCGACCAGGACGAGCGCGAGGGGTCCCGCGAACGCGCTCGGCCAACCCCGACGAAGCAGCGCAGACGAGACCATGCCCGCGACGCCGAATCCGATCGCGATCCAGGCGCCCTGCGCCAGCCAGAGCGCGAGGCCGACGAACGAGAGCCCTTCACCCGCGCCCGAGAAGCGCGACGCCGTCGGGAGGAGCCAAGCCATCGCGATCAGGTACGCGCTCGCGCCGAAGACGCACCCACTCCCGAATCCACGTGCGGGTCGCGCTTCCTTCAGGGCGGACCACCAGAGCGCGAGGCAGGCGAACGCCAGCGGCCACATCCCGATCCCGACCTGGGCGCAGCCGTAGAGGAGACCTCCCCCGATCGCGCGACCGGCTGCCGCGATCCGGTTCATCGGGGAGCGTGCACAGGCTCCGCCGAGACGAGCGAACACGCAGGGGCGAGGCCGCGCGCGCGATCCTGCGCCGTTCGTCCGCGATGATCCCGTCGCTCGGGATCGGCGCCGAGCTCGAGGAGCGTCTGCGCGGCATCGTTCGCGGCCTTCGCGCAAGCGCCGATCAACGGAGTCTCCTTCCGTCGATCGCTCACGTCGATCGCGGCCCCTCGCTCGGCCAGGAAGCGGACGGCCTCCGGATGATTGCCGATCGCGGCGTAGAAGAGCGGCGTTCGCCCCTGGTCGTCGACGGAATCGATCGTTGCGCCCGCGTCGATCAACACGCGCATCAGGTCGAGTCGGCCCCGGGCCGCGGACCACGAGAGCGGTGTTCGACCACCGACGTCCGCGCGGTCGGGCGCTGCGCCTCGCGTGTGAAGGAACGCCACGAGCTCGGGATCCTGCGCATCTCGCGCTGCGAGAAGGAGCGCGCTCCGCCCGAGGTCGTCCCGGCTCTCGACGTCGACGCCGAGCTCGAGCGCGCGCTCGACCGTCGCGCGGTCGTTCGTGCGAACCGCCTCGAGGAGTCGCTGCTCCCGGGTGAATCGCTCCGGCTTCCGGACTTCGCCGAGGCCCATCGCCCGGTTCACGTAGCCGGGCCGCACGCCCTCCGCCGGATCCGCAGCGATCGCGGTCCCCCCCGAGAGGGAGACGGCGATGGCCGCGATCAGCGATAGCGAGTGGACCCTCCGCCGAGCGCCCGCAGGCGACAAGCGGATCAGTTTCCGGAGATGGCCGCGTCGATCAGCGGTGCCACGATCTGGATGCCCGGATCCTGCAGGTTGTACTCGTTCCACGGTTCGACCCAGCGGATCACGTGCCCGTTCTCGATCCATCGATCGATGAATTGGTCCATGCCGTACTGCGCGACGCCGCCCGGGCATTTCCAGCTCTGGCTCCACGGCCACTGCCATCGCTCGTACCACCGCTTCTTGCGGACGTTCGGGCAAGAGTGGCTCCCGATGAAGGTGATGATGGTGGAGCAGTGGCTGTCGTTGATCTGCCGGGCCCACGGAATCGAGTAGCTGAAGTTCGGATGGTCGTTCATCTCGTCGATCAGCTCGGCCTGGTCTTCCCGCCAGAGCGCGAGGATGTCGGCCTGGCTGAGGTTCGGGTAGAACCGTTCGTAGGAGAACCGCGAGAAGTTGAAGTCGCTCGAGTAGCCGGTGTAGGCGAGCTGATCGTTCGGGAACTCCGTCGCGACGAGGTCCGTGGCGCTCCCGTAGTCGTTGATGTCGAAGCTCGCGGGCAAGGCGGCGAATACGGTCTCGAGGCCCCAGGCGTCGGTGATCGTGTCGTGGAGGGGTCGCGAGTTGTCGTTCGCGCTCTCCGCCGGAAAGAGCGGTCCCGAATCGTTCAGCATGAAGCCTTCGTTCGGATCGAGGGTCGTTCGCGCCTCGTAGTAGCCGGCGGCGGTCGCCACGCCGCCGGCGCTGAAGCCGGAGACGAGGAGTCGATCGATGTTCGGGAATCGGTTCGCCAGGTATGCGAGCGCGGCCTGCGTGTTGGTGAAGCCCGCGTGCCGGAACGTGATCGGTGGATTCTGGCCCGTCGGATCGGTGTAGGTCTGGACCTCGTTGCCGACGTGCACGTCACCGGTGCAGTAGGGCATGAAGACGACGTCCCAACCCTCGGTCGCGATCGGATCCTTGCTTCGCAGGGGCAGCCCCGGGTCCGCGCCGTTCATGACGGGGGAGACATACGTCGCCGCGAGCTGCGTCACGTAGTCGTCGGCGATCCCGTTCGGATTCGCGGCGCCGAGGATTCCGAGCTGTCCGCTGCAGGACTCGTAGTCCCAGCAGGCGCCGCCGCCCTCGAAATAGAGCACGAGATCGCTCGAGGCGAGGTCGTCGTGGACGAAGAACTTGTACTGGGAGCCGTCGCTGCAGACGGTGCCGGGGATCTCGATCCGTTCCCAGGCGTAGTCGTTGCCGCCGTTCACGACGTCTTCGATGCCGATCGCGCCGGCGACCGACGGCAGCCACAGGCAGACCGTCATGGCCACGCCGGCGATCCTCGCCAGCGTCCGCGTCTCCAGAAGCTCCTTCATGACCAGGCCCCCTCTCGCTTCGAGACGGTGCGTCTCCGCCTCGAAGACTGGCGCGGTTCGGATCACGATACGCCCGGCCGTGGCCGACTCCGCGCGCGCTCTGCAACGGAGATCAAACTAACACGGCGTCAGAGTCCAACGGAAGCCCGAACACGCGCCGTCGTGCGACCCCGGGACAGGTTTGACCGGAAGTCGGGGCCGATCCCCGCCGACGAGGACGGGAAGCCTGCGTTTCGTCCGAAAGACGTTTCCTTTCCGCGAAATCGCTCACCCGACGCCCAGACGCGGCGAGACACGCTACTCCGACGCGTCGCTCGGCGAATCGGTCTCACCGAAGGCCGCCTGGTCCGCCTTCCAGGCGGCGACGGCGTCGGCGTGCGCTGCGCGACGATCGAGGGCTTCCTGCAGCCGGCGTGGGAGCTCTTCGAGGCGCTGGCGATGCATGCGTCGGGAGAGCTCGACCAGCCCCCGATCGCGGTCCGGCAGGACCGAGCCGTACTCGTCGAGGAGCCGGGTCGTGAACGTCACGAGATCGCTCGATTCGCGTTGACGTTCGGCATAGAAGGCGCGGACGTCGGCTTCCTGCGCAGTGTTCGAGAGGATCCGACCCCACTCACGGTTCTGGACATCGCGCGCCTCGCGCCTCTGCGCGAGCACCGCCGGATCGTCGGTCGGCGCGGCGAGGGTCCAGAACGCGTTGTCCGGCATCTCGTCGCGGAGCGCGTCGAGATCGACACGGGACCACGCCCAGGCGGGGTCGTCCGGGGCGAAGAGATCGGCGAGCGCGTCCGCTGCCTCTCCGCGGATCGAGGGAACCGAGGTCGCGGCGGGCCCGGACGCCGTCGCCGCCACGGAAGTCCGAGTGTCCTCCGTGCCGGCGGACTCCTC comes from the bacterium genome and includes:
- a CDS encoding pectinacetylesterase family protein, encoding MKELLETRTLARIAGVAMTVCLWLPSVAGAIGIEDVVNGGNDYAWERIEIPGTVCSDGSQYKFFVHDDLASSDLVLYFEGGGACWDYESCSGQLGILGAANPNGIADDYVTQLAATYVSPVMNGADPGLPLRSKDPIATEGWDVVFMPYCTGDVHVGNEVQTYTDPTGQNPPITFRHAGFTNTQAALAYLANRFPNIDRLLVSGFSAGGVATAAGYYEARTTLDPNEGFMLNDSGPLFPAESANDNSRPLHDTITDAWGLETVFAALPASFDINDYGSATDLVATEFPNDQLAYTGYSSDFNFSRFSYERFYPNLSQADILALWREDQAELIDEMNDHPNFSYSIPWARQINDSHCSTIITFIGSHSCPNVRKKRWYERWQWPWSQSWKCPGGVAQYGMDQFIDRWIENGHVIRWVEPWNEYNLQDPGIQIVAPLIDAAISGN
- a CDS encoding cytochrome c, with translation MVRTGSLRVFSFASLAVAMVLLPASLVSADAHESGEAQIEYRQKLMSAIGANMSALSDILKNRLDVPGGVANHASQMADAAALIAPAFKKQLTDGATDAKPEIWSDWTKFETAIADYEAAARALAAAASGGDPSAVGPAMRGLGKSCGGCHKPFRKPKEESYKNK
- the atpC gene encoding ATP synthase F1 subunit epsilon; translated protein: MAIELVVVTPEGEALSETVEQVVLPGEAGEFGVLESHERFLTPLQLGPMQIIRGSGNEWAAITSGFAEVDGTRCVVLVDSCTLASAVDTTAVESAKAEADGQLSSLPDDDANAGERARLAGVVARAELELDVASR
- a CDS encoding lipoate--protein ligase family protein encodes the protein MLRSVATGARGESLRLYAPDDAMLFSSLDARRPGYPRAVEIAREAGYEPVTRLAGGHAAVFLQASVAFAWASADPDAHLQIQPRFERLTGWIVDALRRLGLDARVGEVPGEYCPGEYSVNIGGRVKVMGVGQRVIRGGAHVGGVLTVAQTGGLRAILEPVYEALDLEFRPETAGGVADFDARLTPEVVIAAIVESVEASGAVCEAARFGSDIESAAEALVPLHGARPVRNPGAALRAASGGKAIVNPDSGSGT
- the lnt gene encoding apolipoprotein N-acyltransferase gives rise to the protein MNRIAAAGRAIGGGLLYGCAQVGIGMWPLAFACLALWWSALKEARPARGFGSGCVFGASAYLIAMAWLLPTASRFSGAGEGLSFVGLALWLAQGAWIAIGFGVAGMVSSALLRRGWPSAFAGPLALVLVEWVQPQVFGAGVGAVLATTPVLAQPAALGGPLLLTSFVAVTNGLILDAVRSAGRPRAGRALLAVLVVVGVAIGGSIRLASLDDGDSTTNPPLAIGLVQANVDPLASRMDAAPGHRAHLAASRRLLAEGPVDLLVWPEGAYARALPGVLPLDGQPIRADLGVPLLFGANRRTDDPARRGATNSAFLIGRDGRITQAYDKRRLVPLAETGPGEPFADWRREWMPHARSFVAGDAPTALTLGPHRIATPICYEVTHSEDVAELVTASNATVIVTLSDDGWFGVSREPAMHLALARLRAIEQGRWLVRAAVHGPSAVVDPGGRIVAQTPPFEAATLRATIFSRSDPTPYARGGDGLVLVGWLFTAGLLGVRRRTRT
- a CDS encoding ankyrin repeat domain-containing protein — protein: MSPAGARRRVHSLSLIAAIAVSLSGGTAIAADPAEGVRPGYVNRAMGLGEVRKPERFTREQRLLEAVRTNDRATVERALELGVDVESRDDLGRSALLLAARDAQDPELVAFLHTRGAAPDRADVGGRTPLSWSAARGRLDLMRVLIDAGATIDSVDDQGRTPLFYAAIGNHPEAVRFLAERGAAIDVSDRRKETPLIGACAKAANDAAQTLLELGADPERRDHRGRTAQDRARGLAPACSLVSAEPVHAPR
- a CDS encoding cytochrome c, with protein sequence MRTRRTRIGLCVVLGLLAGASAYAADTERDLDAIVADLDRGEKIFRATGGCTCHTNYPAEGADAPELAGARAMETPFGVFYSSNITPDPETGIGGWSRADFVRAMREGLSPDGEHYFPTFPYPSFSGLTDEDLVDMFAYLRARPAVRRENRAPDAPFPFSWRGSVAGWKFVNFTPKSFDDAPARSEAWRRGRYLVEAAAHCGECHTPRTLTGGLDSTMPLAGSVEGPEGQLAPNITPHTETGIGEWSRADLVWYLQMGIKPDGDDTQGLMSEVIEHGYAELPPSDLEAIAAYLATLPAIENRVKAPD
- the atpD gene encoding F0F1 ATP synthase subunit beta, producing MSNGKIVQVMGPVVDVEFESGDLPEVMTALKTTNPAIDDRADNLIIEVALHLGEKTVRAIAMDTTDGLRRGQDVFNTGSPITIPVGPETLGRIMNVVGEPVDERGPIDAKMTYPIHREAPEFVDQSTSVEVLETGIKVVDLIAPYNKGGKVGLFGGAGVGKTVVIMELINNIAKEHSGYSVFAGVGERTREGNDLWHEMQDSVLSDGSTVLDKAALVYGQMNEPPGARARVGLTGLTAAEYFRDEEGKDVLLFVDNIFRFTQAVSEVSALLGRIPSAVGYQPTLATDMGELQERITSTNKGSITSVQAIYVPADDLTDPAPATAFTHLDATTVLDRSLTEIGIYPAVDPLDSTSRILDPQVVGDEHYNVARGVQSTLQAYKDLQDIIAILGMDELSEEDKLTVARARKIQRFLSQPFHVAEQFTGTPGVYVRLEDTISGFREILDGKHDDLPEQAFYMVGDIASAVEKAKTLS